Sequence from the Kribbella aluminosa genome:
ACTGACCCGCCCGCAGATCGGTGGAATCGTTGCGACCGTCGACACCAACTGGGGCCCTGGGGCATGAAATACCTTGTCCAGCGTCCCCGGTCGGTGCCCCTGATCTCGGAGCTCTCCTTCTCGTCAGTCGTGAAGGGAACGAACGGCGACGCCCGGAGAAGACGGTGTCATGCGGTCATTGCGACGCCTCGGAAATCCTTCCGCGGAACGCCCGCACGACGTCCGGGTCCCCGGCGACGTCGATCGCGTCCTCGCCGGCCCGCCCCCACAACCACAGGTAGACCTGCGTCGGATCACCGGTCACCTCGGCCGCCGCGGCACCCTCGGCCCCTTGCCGTACGTCGACACTCGTCGCGTCGACGACCACCGTCCAGGACCGGCCCGCCGCGGTCAGCCGGATCGTGGCCTCGACCGGGTACTCGGTGTCGCCCTCCTCCCACCACGGGCCGCCGACCGTCGGGTACAGCACCTCGTCGATCCCGTCGAGGGCCAGCTCCGGGTCGATCGGCGAGACCGCGTCGTGCGCCTGCTCGACGTCGATCCGGTGGATCACGGTCTCGTGCACCATCCGCCGGTGCCAGAACGCCGACGTGCTGTCCCGCGGGTTGAAGGTCCAGGTCGGCCGGTCGGTCCCGGCGCTCTCCAGCGCGTCGACGACCGCCTGCCGCGCCTCGTCGTACCACTTGAACGTGTCCAGCCCGGAGAAGTCCGGCGGCCACGGATCAGGGAGCGCGCCGAGCTTCAGCACCTCGACCTTGTGCACGTACACCTGCGCGACGTGCCGCACCACGTCGTCGACCGTCCACCCGGGACAACTGGGCACCGCGGCACCCAGCCCACGACGCGCCACCTCACCCAGCCGCACACTCTCGGTCCGCAAGTGATCCAGATATCTCATACCGGCACAGTGCCAGACCCCACAGACAGTTTTCAGCGGGCTAAGGTTCCGCACATGGCGAGGAAGCGGGCGTTGCCGTTCGATCCGATCGACGAGGCGTCGCGGCAGTGGGGGCGGCGCTGGGGCGCCGTGGAGCAGATGCGCGCGGTCACGTCGTTGATGCGGGCGCAGCAGATCGTGATCAACGAGCTGGACGAGATCCTGCGCAAGCACGGGCTGACGTTCGCGCGGTTCGAGGCGCTGGTGCTGCTGACGTTCTCGCGGCGCGGGTCGCTGCCGCTCGGCAAGATGGGGGAGCGGCTGCAGGTGCACCCCACGTCCGTGACGTCGATCGTGCGCCGGCTGGAGGCGGCCGGGCTGGTGACCCGGACGCCGCACCCGGACGACGGACGGGCGGTGCTGTGCGAGATCACCCCCGAGGGCCGCGACCTGGTCGAACGCGCGACCGCCGACCTCGTCAAGGCGGACTTCGCCCTCTCCGGCCTCGACGACGACCAGCTGAAGATGCTCTGGTCCGTCCTCGAACCCCTGCGCCGCAACGCCGGCGACTTCTCCTAACAGAACAGAACGGTTCCTGACAGAACTGTTCCTGACACAGACCGTGACCGGACGCCTCGGAATCGTGTTACGCACATGCTAAAAGTTCATTTCCTACTGAAACTTCCCAAGTTTCCCTATTGACCGTCATCGTGTCGGCGTCCAGGATCAGGGATCAAGCCGGCCCACCCCTGCAGGGCCGGGATTCTGGAGGACCTCATGAAGCGTGCTGCGGCCTTTCTGCTCGTAGGCACCCTCGCCTTGGCCGGCTGCTCCGGCGGCGGTTCGAAGACGCCGGCCGGCGGTGGGACGAAGTCGGTCTCGTTCGCCGTCTCCGATCCGGTCACCCTCAACCCCGGTCGCCAGACGATCGCGTTCGCCCAGGTCAAGGAGCTGTTCTCGAGCCTGACCTTCGTCAAGGCGGACGGGTCGCTGAGCTACCTGAACGCCGAGTCGGTGAAGTCGTCCGACGCGGTGCACTGGACCGTCAAACTGCGCCCGGGCTGGACTTTCCACAACGGCGAGAAGGTCACCGCCGGGAGCTACGTGAAGGCGTGGAGCACGGTCGCCTACGGCCCGAACGCCTGGGAGAACAGCGGCCAGCTCGTCAACATCGCCGGGTACGACGCGCTCAATCCAGCGAAGGGCAAGCCGGCCACGACGCAGCTGTCCGGCCTCAAGGTGATCGACGACCTGACATTCACGGTCACGCTGAAGAGCCCGGACGGGCAGTTCCCGGTCCAGCTCTCGCAGGCCCAGAGCGGATTCTTCCCGCTGCCGGAGGCGGCGTACAAGGACTTCGACGCGTTCGCCAAGCAGCCGATCGGCAACGGGCCGTTCGAGATGGTCGGCAGCTACACCGAGAACGAGCCGATGACCGTCAAGCGGTACGACGGGTACCAAGGCCCCAAGCCCAGCGTCGACGAGATCGTCTTCAAGCCGTACACCGACATGACGACGGCGTACACCGATGTGCAGGCCGGGAACACCGACATCGTGTTCGTCCCGGCCGCCCGGATGGCTCAGGTGAAGAAGGACTTCGCCGACCGGACGTACGTCTTCCAGGGCCTCGGCATGAACTACCTCGGCCTGCCGCTGTGGGACAAGCGGTACGCCGACGTCCGGGTCCGGCAGGCGATCTCGATGGCGATCGACCGGCAGGCCGTCAGCAACGTGATCTACGGCGGCATCTGGGAGCCCGCGACGGCACTGACACCGCCGGGTGAGCCTGGTACGCCGAAGGGCCTGTGCGGCGAGCTGTGCACCTTCAACCCGGCGAAGGCGAAGCAGCTCCTCGCCGAGGCGGGCGGCTTCAGCGGCACCATGGAGATCCGTTACCCGGGCGGCGCGGGCCTCGACGACCTCTACAACGCCTACGCGAACCAGCTCCGGCAGAACCTCGGGATCAAGGAAGTGACCGCGACGCCGACCACGGACTTCCCCGAGTTCCAGAAGCTGCGCAACGAGAAGAAGCTGAGCGGCCCGTACTTCTCGCGCTGGGGTGCTCTCTACGCCAGCCAGCAGAACACGCTGCGCTCCTTCTACACCAAGGCCGGCGGCTGCGTGAACTGCATCCCGTACTACACCCCGCAGGTCGAGCAGCTGCTGGCCAAGGCGGACGCCCAGGTCGATCCGCAGAAGGCGATCGACGGGTACGTCGACGTACAGAAGGCGATCCTGAAGGACTTCCCGGCCCCGCCGATGTTCTTCGAGAAGTACACCTACGCGACCTCGGACCGGATCGCCAAGCTGGCCGAGGGCGCGGGCAGCCTCGAGCTCGAGAACACCACGCTGGCGGACAGTTGATGGCGGCAACGAACGGCGGCCCGCTCCAGGTGATCCTGGAGCGGGCCCACCGCGTCCCCGACCTGACGTCGTTCCCGGGTGTCGACGAGATCAACGCCCGCCTGGACGCGTTGGCGCAGCGGCATCCCGAGCTCGTCACCAGGCGCCGGATCGGTACGTCGAGACTCGGCGACCCGATCACCATGTACTCGATCGGCGAGGGTCCCGACCAGGCCCTCGTCTACGCCGGCGTGCACCCGAACGAGCCGATCGGGTTCTGGACCGCGATCCAGCTGGCCGCGGACCTGTGCGCCGATCCGGACCTCCGGGCGACCTGCCGCTGGAACATCATCGGCTGTATCGACCCCGACGGCACCCGGCTCAACGAAGGCTGGTTCGCCGGGCCGTTCACCCGGGTCCACTACGGCGCGAACTTCCACCGGCCGGCGCCGGCCGAGCAGGTCGAGTGGTCGTTCCCGTTCCAGTACAAGAACGCGTACTTCGACCAGGTGATGCCGGAGACGCTCGCGCTGATGCGGGTGATCGACGAGCTGAAGCCGATCATCGCCGTCTCGTTGCACAACACCGAGCTCGGCGGCGTCTACTACTACGTCACCGCGGAGCTCGACGGGTTCGTCGACGATCTGCACGCGGTGGCCGCCTCGTTCGGGCTGCCGCTCGACCTCGGTGAGCCCGAGACGCCGGTCGCCCGGCCGATCGGGCCGGCGGTCTACGAGATGATCTCGGCCAAGGAGTCGTACGACTACGCCGAACGGCTCGGCCTGCCGACTCCGAACGAGTCGGGCAGTTCGTCGGCCGCGTACGCCGAACGGCACGGTACGGTCACCGTCGTCGCCGAGCTGCCGCACTGGACCCACCCGGCCGCGGACGACCGGACGCCGACCGACACGTCGTACCGGATGCTGCTGGCGGACGCCGCCGACGAGCTCGAGCGGAACCTGCTGGCGCTGCACGAGATCTTCACCGAAGCACGTCCGTACCTGTCCGACGACTCGCAGCTGGTCCGCGGGACCGCGGCGTTCCTGCCGTACCTGCTCCGCCGTCCGGAACGCGACCGACGGCGGGCGGCCGGGATCGACCCCGGCCGGCTGGCGACCGTCGCGGAGGCGTTCTCGCTGCGCGACACCAACCGGATGTTCCGGCTTCGGTACGGCGGGATGCTGGTCCGTGCGATCGAGGGTGAGATCGCTCGGGGCGGCGCCGCGGCCGCGCTGTACGCACCGGCCGAACGGCTGCGGAAGTTGTACGGCGAGTGGCAGGCCGAGGCCGCGTCGCTCGACCCGGAACTGCGCACGATCCCGATCAAGGACCTGGTCGGAGTGCAGTACGCCGCGGCCCTGGCGCTGCTGGACGCGGTGCGGAGGAGGACGGACCGATGATGCGCTTCACGGTCCGGCGGCTGATCGAGCTGGTCCTGGTCTTCTTCGGCGTCACGTTCGCGATCTACGCGGCGGTGTTCGCGCTGCCCGGTGACCCGATCTCCAGTCTCGGCGGTGACCAGCCGTTGTCGCCGGCGGTGGTGGAACGGAT
This genomic interval carries:
- a CDS encoding maleylpyruvate isomerase family mycothiol-dependent enzyme, coding for MRYLDHLRTESVRLGEVARRGLGAAVPSCPGWTVDDVVRHVAQVYVHKVEVLKLGALPDPWPPDFSGLDTFKWYDEARQAVVDALESAGTDRPTWTFNPRDSTSAFWHRRMVHETVIHRIDVEQAHDAVSPIDPELALDGIDEVLYPTVGGPWWEEGDTEYPVEATIRLTAAGRSWTVVVDATSVDVRQGAEGAAAAEVTGDPTQVYLWLWGRAGEDAIDVAGDPDVVRAFRGRISEASQ
- a CDS encoding MarR family winged helix-turn-helix transcriptional regulator, producing MARKRALPFDPIDEASRQWGRRWGAVEQMRAVTSLMRAQQIVINELDEILRKHGLTFARFEALVLLTFSRRGSLPLGKMGERLQVHPTSVTSIVRRLEAAGLVTRTPHPDDGRAVLCEITPEGRDLVERATADLVKADFALSGLDDDQLKMLWSVLEPLRRNAGDFS
- a CDS encoding peptide ABC transporter substrate-binding protein — translated: MKRAAAFLLVGTLALAGCSGGGSKTPAGGGTKSVSFAVSDPVTLNPGRQTIAFAQVKELFSSLTFVKADGSLSYLNAESVKSSDAVHWTVKLRPGWTFHNGEKVTAGSYVKAWSTVAYGPNAWENSGQLVNIAGYDALNPAKGKPATTQLSGLKVIDDLTFTVTLKSPDGQFPVQLSQAQSGFFPLPEAAYKDFDAFAKQPIGNGPFEMVGSYTENEPMTVKRYDGYQGPKPSVDEIVFKPYTDMTTAYTDVQAGNTDIVFVPAARMAQVKKDFADRTYVFQGLGMNYLGLPLWDKRYADVRVRQAISMAIDRQAVSNVIYGGIWEPATALTPPGEPGTPKGLCGELCTFNPAKAKQLLAEAGGFSGTMEIRYPGGAGLDDLYNAYANQLRQNLGIKEVTATPTTDFPEFQKLRNEKKLSGPYFSRWGALYASQQNTLRSFYTKAGGCVNCIPYYTPQVEQLLAKADAQVDPQKAIDGYVDVQKAILKDFPAPPMFFEKYTYATSDRIAKLAEGAGSLELENTTLADS
- a CDS encoding M14 family zinc carboxypeptidase; this encodes MAATNGGPLQVILERAHRVPDLTSFPGVDEINARLDALAQRHPELVTRRRIGTSRLGDPITMYSIGEGPDQALVYAGVHPNEPIGFWTAIQLAADLCADPDLRATCRWNIIGCIDPDGTRLNEGWFAGPFTRVHYGANFHRPAPAEQVEWSFPFQYKNAYFDQVMPETLALMRVIDELKPIIAVSLHNTELGGVYYYVTAELDGFVDDLHAVAASFGLPLDLGEPETPVARPIGPAVYEMISAKESYDYAERLGLPTPNESGSSSAAYAERHGTVTVVAELPHWTHPAADDRTPTDTSYRMLLADAADELERNLLALHEIFTEARPYLSDDSQLVRGTAAFLPYLLRRPERDRRRAAGIDPGRLATVAEAFSLRDTNRMFRLRYGGMLVRAIEGEIARGGAAAALYAPAERLRKLYGEWQAEAASLDPELRTIPIKDLVGVQYAAALALLDAVRRRTDR